The following proteins are encoded in a genomic region of Oncorhynchus gorbuscha isolate QuinsamMale2020 ecotype Even-year linkage group LG11, OgorEven_v1.0, whole genome shotgun sequence:
- the nadk2 gene encoding NAD kinase 2, mitochondrial isoform X3 encodes MTYRAFINFLCLGNRAVTILNRSSGRLLHIQMGIRNIASQAESGFNPAKVAVVTKMTRYEFEQQRYRFSELSEEDLKQLLALKGSSYLGLLERHNIHTRNVEHIVESLQKEGMEVRVVKRGQYDEETVRWADAIISAGGDGTMLLVASKVFNKDQPVLGVNTDPERSEGHLCLPVRYTHAFPEALQKLRRGQFRWQWRQRIRLHLEGTGINPTPVDLHEQQLSLEQHNQAHRITLMEAQSSTAPRPPMCKACSLSKPYLLPVRGLNEIFIGESLSSRASYYEISVDDGPWEKQKSSGLSICTGTGSKAWSYNINKLVEQAVGEVLRIGKAHMGLDIPLSQELIEKVTDEYNKSLVFGPEEGRMIFSIREPIVNRVFSSSRQRGFANRVCVRSRCWDACMVVDGGTSFEFNDGAIATITMNEEDQLRTVLLEN; translated from the exons ATGACTTACCGAGCCTTTATAAACTTTTTGTGCCTTGGGAATCGAGCTGTCACTATTTTAAATAGGAGCTCAGGTCGCCTCCTTCACATTCAGATGGGGATACGAAATATTGCATCACAGGCTGAAAGTGGTTTCAACCCTGCGAAAGTTGCTGTGGTGACTAAGATGACAAGATATGAATTCGAGCAGCAAAGATATCGCTTTTCAGAGCTCTCAGAAGAGGACTTAAAACAGCTG CTTGCATTGAAGGGCTCCAGTTACCTTGGGCTGCTGGAGAGACACAACATTCATACCCGCAATGTGGAACACATTGTGGAGAGTCTACA GAAAGAGGGGATGGAGGTGCGTGTGGTGAAGAGAGGGCAATATGATGAAGAAACAGTGCGATGGGCAGATGCTATTATCTCTGCAGGGG GGGATGGAACTATGCTACTTGTCGCCAGTAAGGTTTTCAATAAAGACCAACCCGTTCTTGGGGTTAACACAGACCCTGAAAG GTCAGAGGGACACCTGTGCCTGCCTGTGCGTTACACACATGCCTTCCCCGAGGCACTACAAAAACTCCGCCGTGGTCAGTTCAG GTGGCAGTGGCGGCAGAGGATCCGTCTACACCTGGAGGGCACAGGGATCAATCCCACCCCAGTGGACCTACATGAACAGCAGCTCAGTCTGGAGCAACACAACCAGGCCCACCGCATCACCCTCATGGAGGCCCAGAGCAGTACGGCCCCTCGGCCTCCTATGT gCAAGGCTTGCAGCTTATCCAAGCCCTACCTACTCCCTGTCAGAGGACTGAATGAGATCTTCATTGGGgaatctctctcctccag GGCTTCCTACTATGAGATCTCTGTGGACGATGGACCGTGGGAGAAGCAGAAGAGCTCTGGCCTTAGCATCTGCACTGGGACTGGATCTAAAGCCTG GTCTTACAATATTAACAAACTGGTTGAACAGGCTGTGGGAGAGGTCTTAAGAATAG GAAAGGCACACATGGGTCTTGATATTCCACTGAGTCAGGAATTGATTGAAAAGG TGACTGATGAATACAACAAGTCTCTGGTGTTTGGTCCGGAGGAAGGCAGAATGATCTTCAGCATCAGAGAGCCAATCGTCAACAGAGTGTTCTCCAGCAGTCGCCAAAGAGGCTTTGCCAACAG GGTGTGTGTGCGCTCGCGGTGCTGGGACGCGTGCATGGTGGTGGACGGAGGAACTTCTTTTGAGTTCAACGACGGTGCCATAGCAACAATCACCATGAACGAGGAGGACCAGCTCCGGACTGTTCTCCTTGAAAACTGA
- the nadk2 gene encoding NAD kinase 2, mitochondrial isoform X2, which produces MTYRAFINFLCLGNRAVTILNRSSGRLLHIQMGIRNIASQAESGFNPAKVAVVTKMTRYEFEQQRYRFSELSEEDLKQLLALKGSSYLGLLERHNIHTRNVEHIVESLQKEGMEVRVVKRGQYDEETVRWADAIISAGGDGTMLLVASKVFNKDQPVLGVNTDPERSEGHLCLPVRYTHAFPEALQKLRRGQFRWQWRQRIRLHLEGTGINPTPVDLHEQQLSLEQHNQAHRITLMEAQSSKACSLSKPYLLPVRGLNEIFIGESLSSRVKYKSFKPHLTLSLHRASYYEISVDDGPWEKQKSSGLSICTGTGSKAWSYNINKLVEQAVGEVLRIGKAHMGLDIPLSQELIEKVTDEYNKSLVFGPEEGRMIFSIREPIVNRVFSSSRQRGFANRVCVRSRCWDACMVVDGGTSFEFNDGAIATITMNEEDQLRTVLLEN; this is translated from the exons ATGACTTACCGAGCCTTTATAAACTTTTTGTGCCTTGGGAATCGAGCTGTCACTATTTTAAATAGGAGCTCAGGTCGCCTCCTTCACATTCAGATGGGGATACGAAATATTGCATCACAGGCTGAAAGTGGTTTCAACCCTGCGAAAGTTGCTGTGGTGACTAAGATGACAAGATATGAATTCGAGCAGCAAAGATATCGCTTTTCAGAGCTCTCAGAAGAGGACTTAAAACAGCTG CTTGCATTGAAGGGCTCCAGTTACCTTGGGCTGCTGGAGAGACACAACATTCATACCCGCAATGTGGAACACATTGTGGAGAGTCTACA GAAAGAGGGGATGGAGGTGCGTGTGGTGAAGAGAGGGCAATATGATGAAGAAACAGTGCGATGGGCAGATGCTATTATCTCTGCAGGGG GGGATGGAACTATGCTACTTGTCGCCAGTAAGGTTTTCAATAAAGACCAACCCGTTCTTGGGGTTAACACAGACCCTGAAAG GTCAGAGGGACACCTGTGCCTGCCTGTGCGTTACACACATGCCTTCCCCGAGGCACTACAAAAACTCCGCCGTGGTCAGTTCAG GTGGCAGTGGCGGCAGAGGATCCGTCTACACCTGGAGGGCACAGGGATCAATCCCACCCCAGTGGACCTACATGAACAGCAGCTCAGTCTGGAGCAACACAACCAGGCCCACCGCATCACCCTCATGGAGGCCCAGAGCA gCAAGGCTTGCAGCTTATCCAAGCCCTACCTACTCCCTGTCAGAGGACTGAATGAGATCTTCATTGGGgaatctctctcctccag GGTGAAGTATAAATCCTTCAAACCTCATCTCACCCTCTCGCTCCATAGGGCTTCCTACTATGAGATCTCTGTGGACGATGGACCGTGGGAGAAGCAGAAGAGCTCTGGCCTTAGCATCTGCACTGGGACTGGATCTAAAGCCTG GTCTTACAATATTAACAAACTGGTTGAACAGGCTGTGGGAGAGGTCTTAAGAATAG GAAAGGCACACATGGGTCTTGATATTCCACTGAGTCAGGAATTGATTGAAAAGG TGACTGATGAATACAACAAGTCTCTGGTGTTTGGTCCGGAGGAAGGCAGAATGATCTTCAGCATCAGAGAGCCAATCGTCAACAGAGTGTTCTCCAGCAGTCGCCAAAGAGGCTTTGCCAACAG GGTGTGTGTGCGCTCGCGGTGCTGGGACGCGTGCATGGTGGTGGACGGAGGAACTTCTTTTGAGTTCAACGACGGTGCCATAGCAACAATCACCATGAACGAGGAGGACCAGCTCCGGACTGTTCTCCTTGAAAACTGA
- the nadk2 gene encoding NAD kinase 2, mitochondrial isoform X1, with the protein MTYRAFINFLCLGNRAVTILNRSSGRLLHIQMGIRNIASQAESGFNPAKVAVVTKMTRYEFEQQRYRFSELSEEDLKQLLALKGSSYLGLLERHNIHTRNVEHIVESLQKEGMEVRVVKRGQYDEETVRWADAIISAGGDGTMLLVASKVFNKDQPVLGVNTDPERSEGHLCLPVRYTHAFPEALQKLRRGQFRWQWRQRIRLHLEGTGINPTPVDLHEQQLSLEQHNQAHRITLMEAQSSTAPRPPMCKACSLSKPYLLPVRGLNEIFIGESLSSRVKYKSFKPHLTLSLHRASYYEISVDDGPWEKQKSSGLSICTGTGSKAWSYNINKLVEQAVGEVLRIGKAHMGLDIPLSQELIEKVTDEYNKSLVFGPEEGRMIFSIREPIVNRVFSSSRQRGFANRVCVRSRCWDACMVVDGGTSFEFNDGAIATITMNEEDQLRTVLLEN; encoded by the exons ATGACTTACCGAGCCTTTATAAACTTTTTGTGCCTTGGGAATCGAGCTGTCACTATTTTAAATAGGAGCTCAGGTCGCCTCCTTCACATTCAGATGGGGATACGAAATATTGCATCACAGGCTGAAAGTGGTTTCAACCCTGCGAAAGTTGCTGTGGTGACTAAGATGACAAGATATGAATTCGAGCAGCAAAGATATCGCTTTTCAGAGCTCTCAGAAGAGGACTTAAAACAGCTG CTTGCATTGAAGGGCTCCAGTTACCTTGGGCTGCTGGAGAGACACAACATTCATACCCGCAATGTGGAACACATTGTGGAGAGTCTACA GAAAGAGGGGATGGAGGTGCGTGTGGTGAAGAGAGGGCAATATGATGAAGAAACAGTGCGATGGGCAGATGCTATTATCTCTGCAGGGG GGGATGGAACTATGCTACTTGTCGCCAGTAAGGTTTTCAATAAAGACCAACCCGTTCTTGGGGTTAACACAGACCCTGAAAG GTCAGAGGGACACCTGTGCCTGCCTGTGCGTTACACACATGCCTTCCCCGAGGCACTACAAAAACTCCGCCGTGGTCAGTTCAG GTGGCAGTGGCGGCAGAGGATCCGTCTACACCTGGAGGGCACAGGGATCAATCCCACCCCAGTGGACCTACATGAACAGCAGCTCAGTCTGGAGCAACACAACCAGGCCCACCGCATCACCCTCATGGAGGCCCAGAGCAGTACGGCCCCTCGGCCTCCTATGT gCAAGGCTTGCAGCTTATCCAAGCCCTACCTACTCCCTGTCAGAGGACTGAATGAGATCTTCATTGGGgaatctctctcctccag GGTGAAGTATAAATCCTTCAAACCTCATCTCACCCTCTCGCTCCATAGGGCTTCCTACTATGAGATCTCTGTGGACGATGGACCGTGGGAGAAGCAGAAGAGCTCTGGCCTTAGCATCTGCACTGGGACTGGATCTAAAGCCTG GTCTTACAATATTAACAAACTGGTTGAACAGGCTGTGGGAGAGGTCTTAAGAATAG GAAAGGCACACATGGGTCTTGATATTCCACTGAGTCAGGAATTGATTGAAAAGG TGACTGATGAATACAACAAGTCTCTGGTGTTTGGTCCGGAGGAAGGCAGAATGATCTTCAGCATCAGAGAGCCAATCGTCAACAGAGTGTTCTCCAGCAGTCGCCAAAGAGGCTTTGCCAACAG GGTGTGTGTGCGCTCGCGGTGCTGGGACGCGTGCATGGTGGTGGACGGAGGAACTTCTTTTGAGTTCAACGACGGTGCCATAGCAACAATCACCATGAACGAGGAGGACCAGCTCCGGACTGTTCTCCTTGAAAACTGA
- the nadk2 gene encoding NAD kinase 2, mitochondrial isoform X4 encodes MTYRAFINFLCLGNRAVTILNRSSGRLLHIQMGIRNIASQAESGFNPAKVAVVTKMTRYEFEQQRYRFSELSEEDLKQLLALKGSSYLGLLERHNIHTRNVEHIVESLQKEGMEVRVVKRGQYDEETVRWADAIISAGGDGTMLLVASKVFNKDQPVLGVNTDPERSEGHLCLPVRYTHAFPEALQKLRRGQFRWQWRQRIRLHLEGTGINPTPVDLHEQQLSLEQHNQAHRITLMEAQSSKACSLSKPYLLPVRGLNEIFIGESLSSRASYYEISVDDGPWEKQKSSGLSICTGTGSKAWSYNINKLVEQAVGEVLRIGKAHMGLDIPLSQELIEKVTDEYNKSLVFGPEEGRMIFSIREPIVNRVFSSSRQRGFANRVCVRSRCWDACMVVDGGTSFEFNDGAIATITMNEEDQLRTVLLEN; translated from the exons ATGACTTACCGAGCCTTTATAAACTTTTTGTGCCTTGGGAATCGAGCTGTCACTATTTTAAATAGGAGCTCAGGTCGCCTCCTTCACATTCAGATGGGGATACGAAATATTGCATCACAGGCTGAAAGTGGTTTCAACCCTGCGAAAGTTGCTGTGGTGACTAAGATGACAAGATATGAATTCGAGCAGCAAAGATATCGCTTTTCAGAGCTCTCAGAAGAGGACTTAAAACAGCTG CTTGCATTGAAGGGCTCCAGTTACCTTGGGCTGCTGGAGAGACACAACATTCATACCCGCAATGTGGAACACATTGTGGAGAGTCTACA GAAAGAGGGGATGGAGGTGCGTGTGGTGAAGAGAGGGCAATATGATGAAGAAACAGTGCGATGGGCAGATGCTATTATCTCTGCAGGGG GGGATGGAACTATGCTACTTGTCGCCAGTAAGGTTTTCAATAAAGACCAACCCGTTCTTGGGGTTAACACAGACCCTGAAAG GTCAGAGGGACACCTGTGCCTGCCTGTGCGTTACACACATGCCTTCCCCGAGGCACTACAAAAACTCCGCCGTGGTCAGTTCAG GTGGCAGTGGCGGCAGAGGATCCGTCTACACCTGGAGGGCACAGGGATCAATCCCACCCCAGTGGACCTACATGAACAGCAGCTCAGTCTGGAGCAACACAACCAGGCCCACCGCATCACCCTCATGGAGGCCCAGAGCA gCAAGGCTTGCAGCTTATCCAAGCCCTACCTACTCCCTGTCAGAGGACTGAATGAGATCTTCATTGGGgaatctctctcctccag GGCTTCCTACTATGAGATCTCTGTGGACGATGGACCGTGGGAGAAGCAGAAGAGCTCTGGCCTTAGCATCTGCACTGGGACTGGATCTAAAGCCTG GTCTTACAATATTAACAAACTGGTTGAACAGGCTGTGGGAGAGGTCTTAAGAATAG GAAAGGCACACATGGGTCTTGATATTCCACTGAGTCAGGAATTGATTGAAAAGG TGACTGATGAATACAACAAGTCTCTGGTGTTTGGTCCGGAGGAAGGCAGAATGATCTTCAGCATCAGAGAGCCAATCGTCAACAGAGTGTTCTCCAGCAGTCGCCAAAGAGGCTTTGCCAACAG GGTGTGTGTGCGCTCGCGGTGCTGGGACGCGTGCATGGTGGTGGACGGAGGAACTTCTTTTGAGTTCAACGACGGTGCCATAGCAACAATCACCATGAACGAGGAGGACCAGCTCCGGACTGTTCTCCTTGAAAACTGA